Proteins encoded in a region of the Perognathus longimembris pacificus isolate PPM17 chromosome 11, ASM2315922v1, whole genome shotgun sequence genome:
- the Acbd6 gene encoding acyl-CoA-binding domain-containing protein 6 isoform X2: MASPFLPAGASTVDSGGELSSGDDSGDMECLQSPEGDPSRSLAELFEKAAAHLQGLIQVASREQLLYLYARYKQVKVGNCNTPKPSFFDFEGKQKWEAWKALGDSSPNQAMQEYIAAVKKLDPGWNPQVGSLYAVQDH, translated from the exons ATGGCCTCACCGTTCCTGCCCGCCGGGGCCTCCACGGTCGACAGTGGCGGAGAGCTGAGCTCCGGGGACGACTCTGGGGATATGGAGTGTCTCCAGAGCCCCGAGGGCGACCCGTCCCGGAGCCTGGCGGAGCTGTTTGAGAAGGCGGCCGCGCACCTCCAAGGCCTCATTCAGGTGGCCAGCCGGGAGCAGCTGTTGTACCTGTATGCCAGGTACAAGCAG GTCAAAGTTGGAAATTGCAATACTCCTAAACCAAGCTTCTTTGATTTTGAAGGGAAGCAAAAATG GGAAGCATGGAAAGCACTTGGTGACTCAAGCCCCAACCAAGCAATGCAGGAATATATTGCAGCAGTTAAAAAATTAGATCCAGGTTGGAATCCTCAG